TCGATTACAAGGGAAAAAATTAGTAGCTACAAGCTACGAATATAGCTTCTATGCTAATATTGATGTAGGAGTGGAGATAGTTGCAGCTCAATGAGAGCACAACATAGTAATACACATTCACGTGTAATGTGGAATGTTGGTATTCAATCCAACGTAATGGATAACAACAAAATACAAAGCTACAAGTTTGTTTGCAATCGGTGCAATTGTAGAGAAAATTAACTTTGCTGGAAGAGACGCGGTTAGGACTTCAAGTCCTGATACATGCACTTAAAGATAGATTTAGGAAGGCtatgcctattaaatatatattacccaTAATTTATTATGCCTTTATCAAAAATTCCTCTCCCTCATGCCATAATTACTTCAAGTAGTAATATGCTTCATGCATCATCTATGGGTATTCATTCCCAATGTTTCATAGAATCCAATCATACTTCTAGTATTCATTGGTTGTGGTATGAAATTCATACATTCAATGTACAACAACATATTCAGGGTAGGACATAAACTTCTAGTTTTTGGGTTAAAGTATTAAATACTTAGTTTTAGGATTATACAATTTATTGGCTAAATTGATCCTTCCAAGATCAGTTAATATGTCAGTATAGTCCAATTGTTCATGTGCTTCTAGAAAATTCAGTTTTCGCTCTACCTACATGGTAGTAGTGCACAAAGAACTGCAACCTTCATGGTTAACTGAGGCTTCTCTATGGATAAAATTAATGCAAAACTTATTTAGATAGGCAAAAATAGGCAATTGTTTATATATGAAACATATAAATATAATTTATTCCATGAGAAGTTAACACATATTACTTCAAGTAAAAATTACAACTAAGAATATTAAATGCTTCATATTAGTCTTCAAGCTAATAAATAAATCATTAACTCTTCTATGTGTATATGAGAACCACTTAATTCAATGGGAATCAAAACTTAATGCACCACCGCTACTACTAATATTTCTAGATAGTAATTTTAAAGACAAAATAAGTCTGTAAGCACATGATTTAAGTTCTTCTAGAGAAAAATTAAAAATTCTTATTTATTCTTACATGTcttagcttctatgcttgacatttAGCAGCTTCATGCATGCTTTGTTTCATAGTGGTGATATGTAATCATGATCCTTCTAGGAGTGTAACATATGCAAGTCATACCCGGTTCATAGAGCTGTCTAAAAATTCTAACTTAACTTCTATTTGAGTAATATCTAATAATAAATTTAAATACTTCATGCATTACATTGCTCTTTGATATTCTATACATAAGAGATATttcttcaaaaatatatattgatAAATCTTATTTAACATCTTGTCTTCTAGACATTCAATACATAGCTTCAAGCTGTTGTTTATAGATCAGCATTATACCTCAATCTTCTCATGTAGTGAGTCCCATAATGCATTGTTATTTCTCTCGGCCATATACTCATTCTAGAGAATAATCAGGAAATATATATCCTGAATTCACTACACTTCAATGGTAGCAAAATATTTTACATGGATTTAATAATGACCATAACAAATAATTCTACTATTTAGGGAAGTCCACGATATTCCTCCTTCATGAAGGTATGCATATACAATATATCATTATAACTGGAATCATCATGTGCGTATAGGTTTATTACATGTAAACAAGTAGCAAGGTGCAAAAAGATAGTGGATGGTTATACAAAATATTCTTAGAAGCATCCAACGAAAAAAATAGCGCGCTATTTTGCCACAATAGCGCCGCTATAGCGGCCCACAGCACTTGCCGCGACGATATTGTTCATTTTTGTGCTATGTGCGCTATTGCCGCTATAGCGTGCTATCGCGCCGCTAAACTGCTTTAGCGCCATAGCGCTGCTAAATGCCCGCTATTGCCTGGTTTGCTGGCTGGCCCAAAACTGAAGCGCGGCTCGGTCGAATTTGGCACACTAATGGCCCGAATAGGGGAGACATACATTAGCAGAGTCGTTTTTTGCCTGGAAACctagtgcgtgcgtgcgtgccacTCGattccagcggcggcggcgtgacggGCGGGAGGCTGGGCGACGGCAGCGGCTGGGCAATGGCGGCGGCTTGTCGACGGCGCCGGCTGAGCTGGGCGACCGCAGCGGCACGGATGGGAGGTTGGGCGACGGAATCGGCTAGGCGACCGCGGCGGCCAGGGGAGGTACCTCACTTGAGGCCGCTAACGAGCTCCTGTAGTTGCTGGAACAGGCTACAGTTGCTGCAGCTGCAGGCCGCCAACGCCCAACAATGTCTGACCCAAGCGAAAGCACTTGAAGTCCTGCTGCCACTGCACCAACAATAGGCAAGTTCTTCTCCCCTATTCTTCTCCACAATGCCATAGATATGTTGGTCTTCTTTGAATATGAGATTATGAGTAGAGAGTAGTATATGACTATGAGACATTGAGATAAGATTTGATTTCTAGAATTCTAATTTCTAGCCAATGGGGGTAGTggtttgattttaatttcatattAGTTAGTGATTGGGACCTGTGTGTATGTACTATCTACTTTGTAGGCTTATCTAGCACTGCATCCACAGGCCAGCAATCAAATGATACTGTTGCTGAACCATCTGACCCAGCTTGGAAGCACTGCACAATGCCAGATGTGAACAAGAAAAATTCTCTCAAGTGCAACTACTGTGACaacctatcatggtggaataaCTAGAATCAAATACCACCTTGGTAAAGTTCCTAAATGTGGTGTTGCAAAGTGTATTAAAGTTCCGTCTGATGTGGAAGAAGAAATGATTAAGTTGTTGTCAAAGAAGTTGGATAACAAGCAAAGGAAGAATAGGGAGACAGAAGAGGATAGAGCTGAAGTCAATTTGAGCCATTCTGAAGGAGAGGAACACAGTGATGCAGATGGCAGCAATTCAGTTATTGTGTTGAAGAAGGTGACAGGCAAAGGTGCTTCTTTAGGTGGTCTGATGGATAAGTTCTGTAAACTAACACCAGAAGAAATAGTGGCTGCAAGGAAGGGCAAATATGTAGTTGCTGATAAGGTTCAATCCAAGCTGTCAACTAAAAAAAGGGAAGAGAAAAGGGACAGAGCATGTGAGTACATCTGCCAATTTTTTTATGAAGCAGGTATCCCACACAACACTATTACACTTCCTAGCTTTGATCTTATGCTTGAGGCTATTGGAGACTTTGGCAGGAACTTGAGAGGGCCAACTCCATATGAGATGAGTGGGAAATTCTTACAAAAAAGGAAGAGAAAAGTGCAGGAGTCATTGAAGTCTCACCAAGAGTCTTGGGAGCTAAATGGATGCACAGTTATGACAGATGCTTGGACAGACAATAGAGGTAGAGGTGTGATGAATTTGGTAGTTCATAGTGCATATGGTGTTTGTTTTCTTGATTCAGTGGATTGCTCAGCTGTGAAGAAAGATGGCAGATACATTTTTGAACTGGTTGATAGATGTATTGAGGAAATAGGGGTGCAAAATGTAGTTCAAGTTGTGACCGACAATGCAAGACCCAATTAGGCAGCATCAAGTTTATTGAAGGCAAAGCACCCCTCTATTTTCTGGAATGGTTGTGCTGCCCATACCATTGATCTAATGCTGGAAGATATAGGAAAGATGCCAAGAGTTGCAGCAACAATTAGCAAAGCAAAGTGCTTGACTGTTTTTCTGTATGCCCATACTAGAGTTTTGAGCCTCATGAGGAAGTTTCTTTCTAGAGATTTGGTGAGGTGTGGTGTTACAAGGTTTGCTACAGCTTATCTCAACTTGAATAGCTTGCTAGAAAACAAGAAGCAATTGCAGAGGCTTTTTAGGGAAGATGAGCTCAATGAACTAGGCTACCTAAATAGTATCAAAGGGAAGAAAGCAAACAAGATTGTGAGGTCTGAAACTTTCTGGAAAGGAGTTGAGACTACTGTTAATTACTTTGAGCCATTAGCTAATGTGTTGAGGAGAATGGACAGTGATGTGCCAGCAATGGGTTCATGTATGGGAGTCTACAAGAGGCTAAGAATGAGAtctctaggaggtttaacaatgACAGAAACAAGTTTGAGGAAGTTTTTCACATCATTGACAAAAGGTGGGACAGTAAGCTGAAGACACCTTTACATAGGGTTGGTTACTACTTGAACCCTTTCTATTATTATCAAAACAAATTGGCTATAGAGGAGAATGAATCATTTAGAGATGGTGTAATAACTTGCATTACGAAGCTTGTTCCAAATGAAGACACTCAGGACAAGATTATTGAAGAGCTTCAATTGTTTCAGAATGCTGAAGGATCCTTTAGCAAAGAAATTGCTAAAAGGCAGTGCAAAAATATCAATTTTGAATTTTGATCTAGGTATGAAAAATTGAAAATTTATTAATTTAAAATAGAAAACTTTTGAGTTTTCTCTTGGCCTTGGTACCTAATATGTTACATTGTCCTCTGTTTTTTGTAATTTAGCTAAGTGGTGGCTGAATCATGGAAGTAGTGCACCAAACCTCAGAAAGTTAGCTGCGAGAATTCTAAGTTTGACATGCAGTTCATCAGCTTGTGAGAGATGCTGGAGTTCATATGAACAAGTATGAATCTGACTTACTATTTTTTGGGTTCATTTCTGCAATTCTTCAATCCTCTTGTTTTATTGAATTGAAATAATGAAATCAAACCTATGCAGGTCCACACAAAGAGACAGGCTCCTTCATGACAGAATGAGGGATATTGTGTTTGTCAAGTTCAACTCAAAACTGAGGCAAAAGAAGGACAACAAGGATAAAGATCCCATTGAGAAACCTATTCTTGATGCTTTAGAAGATGAAGACAATGAGTGGATCGCTGGCATTGAGCCAACAGAAGGAGATCCAGAATAGGAAGGAGAAACTGGAGCATCATCACAAGGAGTTGCACCACAAGGACAAGCGAAAACTAAGAGAGCTAGGAGCAAGAAGAGAAAGGGGTTGATCCCTACAGTTGAGGACGAGGAGTCATCTCCCTCATCTTCTGATGGAGAAGATGACAATGATATGCTATCTAGTTCTGATTCTGAGGCTGAACGACCATTGCTCTTTTGCTCTGCCTGTTTGCTGTGAATGTGGATGACTTGATGCCTTTATGGCTATTTGCTGTGAACTTATTAGCTTATTACTTTATCATGAGTTCAGGATTTAATAGTTACTACCTATGTTATGAGTTGATGCCTTTATGGTTGTTTGTGTGTATGAAAACTCATGGGATTATGTTGGCTGTTATCAGATATTCAGAATATCATGTTTCTTGTGTTTGTAAAAAAATAGCGCGCTATAGCGTGTAAATAGCATCGCTATAGCGTGTACAGGCAGCTGGCGCTACTGCATTTAGCTGCCGCTATAGCGGagctatagcggcgctatagcgccCGCAATAGCGTCAATAGCGCCCAGAACAGCTTCACGCTAAATTTGATAGCCCGCGATTTTTTTCTTTGGAAGCATCCAATCTTTTTTCAGGATTATGGTATATGCAAATTTTCAGAATTAGGACCAAGCATTCGTTCATCCCAAAAATTCATTATGCTAGGAAAAACAAATAAGCCTCTCAAAGATGATAAGTCTAAGGTCTGTAAAATTTAGAGAGCCCATATACCTTATATCatgtttctaaaatcattctaGATTTTATTCTTACAATTACATGGCATATAGTCCATCCATCCAAAAAAACGCAATCCTAGCTTTGAACCTAGACAAGGAGGATTGCATTTTTTTTTGACGAAGGGAGTAATTCATAATGACATTGCCCTAGCATTTTTCAGAACTAAATTTGAAGTGTAGAAaattttcataattaatctactaTTTGATTCAAAAAAAATTTAAAGCTAGGCAAAACAACAATTAAACTGTAAATTTAATGTCGTATACAAACTCTTATACATGCAGGTATAAGAAAATACAGGTCTAGGGTTTATATTATTCAGAAAACTACTGTAAAAACTGAAAATTCTGAACCAACAACGTCGACATGCTGGCTGTAAGGTGTGGCGACATCCCAGCCGATGGCATGCGGACCATTAGCTACGGTGTGCAAGCTGCAAGGCTTGCCGGCAAGATTCGCTCCGGGCCGTGCGTGGATAGAAACATGGATCTCATCGTGCAAGCTGAGATCATAGATGGTAACGACGGCATGCGGGCCATAGATGAGGCCCAACGGCTGGTGAGTGACTTCCACGTACGAATAGCgtctaggccaaggtcgagcgtTCTTCAAAGCTGATTGTGGCGGCATGCAGAGGCCGTGTAGCAGCGTCCTCATGTGGCACGATGTGCCTTATCAACTTCAAGTAGCCGTATGTGCTGCAGGCAATGTCCGTGACCCGTGGGATCAACAGATCAGACGGCGTGCTGGCCGCAAGGCTA
Above is a genomic segment from Miscanthus floridulus cultivar M001 chromosome 3, ASM1932011v1, whole genome shotgun sequence containing:
- the LOC136543838 gene encoding uncharacterized protein — encoded protein: MRKFLSRDLVRCGVTRFATAYLNLNSLLENKKQLQRLFREDELNELGYLNSIKGKKANKIVRSETFWKGVETTVNYFEPLANVLRRMDSDVPAMGSCMGVYKRLRMRSLGGLTMTETSLRKFFTSLTKEENESFRDGVITCITKLVPNEDTQDKIIEELQLFQNAEGSFSKEIAKRSTQRDRLLHDRMRDIVFVKFNSKLRQKKDNKDKDPIEKPILDALEDEDNEWIAGIEPTEGDPE